DNA from Asticcacaulis excentricus:
AGCTCGACCGGACCGGACTCCTTCGTCGTCCACACCACGCGACCATCATCACCACCGGTGACGATACCGACGCCCGACGGGTGGATGGCGGCGCTTAAGATGCCACCATTGGGGTGGGCTTCGAAGGTGGCATCGGCGTCGGGAAACACGACGCGCCCATCACCGAGCGCCGCGACGGGCTCATCGGCGGAATCGAACAGGGCGGCGACGACGTATTCGTCGAAATGTTTTTCATAAGCGAAGGGCATATCTGATCTCTCATACTCCCCCAGCTTGCTGGGGGAGGTGGATTTTGCCGAAGGCAAAAGACGGAGGGGGCTTACACGGGAGGAGGGGCAAAAGCCAGAGCTTGCCGTTAGATCGCAAGATACCCCACCACCACGCCCTACCGGGCGCGGTCCCCGGCTCCGGCCGCCCGGCTCCCCAGCAAGCTGGGGAGGTATAAATTTGGCTTACTGCGCGATGCACGCCTCGAAACCGGCGCGCAGGGCGGCCTCATCGAGGTGGCGACCGATAAACACGGCGCGGCTCAGGCGGTGTTCGCCCTCTTTCCACGGCTGTTGCAGTTCACCTTCGAGGATCATGTGCACGGCCTGAAACACCAGACGCTTCTCCTCGCCCTGGATGCTGAGGATGCCCTTGGCGCGCAGGATGTCCTGCCCCTTTTCGGCCAGCAGCTTATCCAGCCAGCGGGTGAATTTCACCCCATCGACCGGCGCTTCCGACGACAGGGAGACCGAGCGGATTTCATTGTCGTGGATGGGGTTCAGATGACCGTGCGCGTGATGAGAGTGGTCATGGTCATGATGGTCGTGGCCGCAGTGTTCATCATGCACGTGACCGGGCTCACCATGCGCCGGGTTATGGCCGTGGTGGTGGTGGTGGTGCCCGTGATCATGCCCATGATGATGGTGATCATGCCCGTGGTCATGATCGCAATGGTCGCCGCAATCGGGGCCATGCTCATGGTGATTGGCGACCGATTCCATCTTGTCGAGATCGAAGCGATGCTGGTTCAGCAGGCTTTTGATCTCCACGCCTGAACGTTCGGCGCGCTCAATAGTGGCCAGCGGGTTGAGGCCACGGATGCGCGCTTCGACTTCGTTCAGTTCTTCCGGCGTCGCCAGATCGGTCTTGTTGAGGATGACGTGATCGGCAAAGGCGATCTGTTCCTTGACCACGCGGTCGGTCTCCAGCGCCGAACGGAAGTGTTTGGCATCGACCAGCGCCGTCACCGAGTCGAGATAGGTGCGTGCCTTGACCTCTTCATCGACAAAGAAGGTCTGCGCCACCGGGCCGGGATCAGCCAGGCCCGTGGTTTCGACGATAATGGCGTCAAAGCGGCCCTTGCGCTTCATCAGGCCCGACAGAATGCGGATCAGATCGCCACGCACCGTGCAGCAGACGCAGCCATTGTTCATTTCGAACACTTCTTCGTCGGCCCCGACGATCAGATCGTTGTCGATGCCGATTTCGCCGAACTCATTGACGATGACCGCGTATTTTTGCCCGTGGTTTTCGGACAGGATGCGGTTCAGAAGCGTCGTCTTGCCGGCCCCCAGATAGCCGGTGAGGACGGTAACGGGCGTTTTGGCAACGGAAGCGGCGGTATCGGCCATGGGGATTACCTGACAATCTATATAAGGGGCTATATAATTTGAGGCTTAAGTAGGCTTTTGCCGGGGGAAATCAAGCCTCGCGCGGACCGGGTGTCAGATTCCTGCGGCACGGGCATAAACAGGCGTTGACTCACTGAGCAAAAACTATATAAAGCGCCCCTCTCTTCCGAGGGTCCTGCCCTGCGGAAAACCTGAAATTTTGCGCGAACCATTGGTTTTTATACCGGTCGGGTTTGCCAGTCACTAAAGCTTAGAGGCTAAACCGATGTATGCGGTAATCAAGACCGGCGGTAAGCAGTACCGCGTTGCGGCGGGCGATCTGCTCGTCGTTGAAAAGCTGGAAGGCGACGCTGGCGCTGCCATCCGTTTCGAAGAAGTGCTCCTCGTCGGTGACGAAGCCGGTGCCGTGGT
Protein-coding regions in this window:
- a CDS encoding CobW family GTP-binding protein, whose protein sequence is MADTAASVAKTPVTVLTGYLGAGKTTLLNRILSENHGQKYAVIVNEFGEIGIDNDLIVGADEEVFEMNNGCVCCTVRGDLIRILSGLMKRKGRFDAIIVETTGLADPGPVAQTFFVDEEVKARTYLDSVTALVDAKHFRSALETDRVVKEQIAFADHVILNKTDLATPEELNEVEARIRGLNPLATIERAERSGVEIKSLLNQHRFDLDKMESVANHHEHGPDCGDHCDHDHGHDHHHHGHDHGHHHHHHGHNPAHGEPGHVHDEHCGHDHHDHDHSHHAHGHLNPIHDNEIRSVSLSSEAPVDGVKFTRWLDKLLAEKGQDILRAKGILSIQGEEKRLVFQAVHMILEGELQQPWKEGEHRLSRAVFIGRHLDEAALRAGFEACIAQ